A section of the Streptomyces sp. V3I8 genome encodes:
- a CDS encoding bifunctional DNA primase/polymerase, with protein MEETIAGTETAQIPQQRGESLQDTAVRYAEERHWDVVPGTWLEAVDGAQRCSCGESACAVPGAHPARDDWATVATGSATVARRLWAKQPTASILLPTGRTFDAIDVPETAGFLALARMRRMELTLGPVTCTPDRRMQFFVLPGAGAKVPDLVRRLGWPLASLDLDVLGEGAYVAAPPTRFGARGAVQWACRPTPANRWLPDAEELISPLAYACGRDARR; from the coding sequence GTGGAAGAGACGATCGCAGGCACCGAGACCGCTCAGATCCCGCAGCAGCGCGGCGAATCGCTGCAGGACACCGCCGTGCGTTACGCCGAGGAGCGCCATTGGGACGTGGTCCCCGGCACCTGGCTCGAGGCCGTCGACGGTGCGCAGCGCTGCTCCTGCGGGGAGTCCGCGTGCGCCGTACCCGGCGCGCACCCGGCGCGCGACGACTGGGCGACGGTGGCGACGGGCAGCGCGACCGTCGCCCGCCGGCTGTGGGCGAAGCAGCCCACGGCGTCGATCCTGCTGCCGACGGGGCGGACGTTCGACGCGATCGACGTACCCGAGACCGCGGGGTTCCTCGCGCTGGCGCGGATGCGGCGGATGGAACTGACGCTCGGGCCCGTCACCTGTACGCCGGACCGGCGCATGCAGTTCTTCGTCCTGCCGGGGGCCGGGGCGAAGGTGCCGGATCTGGTGCGCAGGCTGGGATGGCCGCTCGCCTCCCTCGACCTCGACGTGCTCGGCGAGGGGGCGTACGTGGCCGCGCCGCCCACCCGGTTCGGTGCGCGGGGGGCCGTCCAGTGGGCCTGCCGGCCCACCCCCGCCAACCGCTGGCTCCCCGACGCGGAGGAACTGATCTCCCCCTTGGCGTACGCCTGCGGCCGGGACGCCCGCCGGTAG
- a CDS encoding ABC transporter ATP-binding protein has protein sequence MTVDAVAVRVRGLWKRFGEQTAVAGIDLDLPAGRFIGLVGPNGAGKTTTLSMLTGLLRPDQGTVEVVGHDLWHDPTEVKARIGVLPEGLRLFERLSGRELLAYTGRLRGLPGAEVDKRATQLLDVLDLAGAQHKFVVDYSTGMRKKIGLAAALLHNPEILFLDEPFEGVDPVSAQTIRGVLERYTASGATVVFSSHVMELVESLCDWVAVLAAGRIRAHGPLAEVRGAAPSLQQAFLELVGANGRGAASDLDWLGGGAR, from the coding sequence ATGACGGTCGACGCGGTTGCGGTCCGGGTACGCGGGCTCTGGAAGCGGTTCGGGGAGCAGACGGCCGTCGCGGGGATCGACCTCGACCTCCCCGCGGGCCGGTTCATCGGACTGGTCGGCCCCAACGGCGCCGGCAAGACCACCACCCTCTCCATGCTGACCGGCCTGCTCCGCCCCGACCAGGGAACGGTGGAGGTCGTCGGCCACGACCTCTGGCACGACCCCACCGAGGTCAAGGCCCGCATCGGCGTCCTGCCCGAGGGGCTCCGCCTCTTCGAACGGCTCTCCGGACGCGAACTGCTCGCGTACACGGGCCGCCTGCGCGGACTCCCCGGCGCGGAGGTCGACAAACGCGCCACCCAGCTCCTCGACGTCCTCGACCTCGCCGGAGCGCAGCACAAGTTCGTCGTCGACTACTCCACCGGCATGCGCAAGAAGATCGGCCTGGCCGCCGCCCTGCTGCACAACCCCGAGATCCTGTTCCTCGACGAGCCGTTCGAGGGCGTCGACCCGGTCTCCGCCCAGACGATCCGCGGGGTGCTGGAGCGCTACACCGCCTCCGGCGCGACCGTCGTCTTCTCCTCCCACGTGATGGAACTCGTCGAGTCGCTCTGCGACTGGGTCGCCGTGCTGGCGGCGGGCCGCATCCGCGCCCACGGCCCGCTCGCCGAGGTCCGCGGCGCCGCGCCCTCCCTGCAGCAGGCCTTCCTGGAACTCGTCGGTGCGAACGGCCGCGGCGCCGCCTCCGACCTCGACTGGCTGGGCGGCGGTGCCCGGTGA
- a CDS encoding transporter — protein sequence MNTAQAATASVTPVVVRLKLALLRNGLRRSAGRRAAYIASLVLLLLLAALQLIGLIALRGHAHAVNVTVLLTAVLALGWAVMPLFFPGGDETLDPTRLVMLPLRPRPLVRALLLASLVGIGPLFALFLLAGSVVATAHGPAAYVTGVVAAVLALLVCVALARAVATANLRLLTSRKGRDLAVLSGLVIAVGAQVVNFGAQKLGSSGLATLGPAADVLRWVPPASALGAVDSVSHGSYAAGALQLALSGLALAALLSYWQRGLTRLMTSPDGSTLQAAEPVRDGAGRSFGLGRLLPAGRTGTVMERSLRYVWRDPKTKAAWATSLGIGLIVPVFNALQGTGSIYFACFAAGMLGIQMYNQFGQDTSAFWMVAMTVSSTRDAYVELRGRALALLLITLPYATLVTVLTTALLGDWAALPAALGLTFALLGAMLATGAWSSARFPYSIPQDGYKNVAPGQAGLAWISVFGGIVSAALLCAPVIALTIYLDTTATGGTWSWILLPLGTAYGAALTLAGLRLAAPRTAARLPEILAAVSKA from the coding sequence GTGAACACCGCACAGGCCGCCACGGCGTCCGTCACCCCCGTCGTCGTACGGCTGAAGCTGGCCCTGCTGCGCAACGGTCTGCGGCGGTCCGCCGGGCGGCGGGCCGCGTACATCGCGTCGCTCGTCCTCCTGCTGCTCCTCGCCGCCCTGCAGCTCATCGGCCTGATCGCGCTGCGCGGCCATGCGCACGCCGTGAACGTCACGGTGCTGCTGACGGCCGTACTGGCCCTCGGCTGGGCCGTCATGCCGCTCTTCTTCCCCGGCGGCGACGAGACCCTCGACCCGACCCGTCTGGTGATGCTGCCGCTGCGCCCGCGCCCCCTCGTGCGCGCGCTGCTGCTGGCGTCCCTGGTCGGCATCGGACCGCTGTTCGCGCTGTTCCTGCTCGCCGGCTCGGTCGTCGCGACGGCGCACGGACCGGCGGCGTACGTCACCGGTGTCGTCGCGGCTGTCCTCGCGCTCCTGGTCTGCGTGGCCCTCGCCCGGGCCGTCGCGACCGCCAACCTCCGGCTGCTGACCAGCCGCAAGGGCCGTGACCTCGCCGTGCTGAGCGGTCTGGTGATCGCCGTGGGCGCCCAGGTCGTCAACTTCGGCGCGCAGAAGCTCGGTTCGTCGGGCCTGGCCACGCTGGGCCCGGCGGCGGACGTACTGCGCTGGGTGCCGCCCGCGTCCGCGCTGGGCGCCGTGGACTCCGTCAGCCACGGCTCGTACGCCGCCGGGGCCCTCCAGCTCGCCCTGAGCGGCCTGGCGCTCGCGGCGCTGCTGAGCTACTGGCAACGGGGCCTGACCCGGCTGATGACCTCGCCGGACGGTTCGACGCTGCAAGCCGCCGAACCCGTACGGGACGGGGCCGGCCGTTCCTTCGGCCTCGGCCGGCTGCTGCCGGCGGGCCGCACGGGCACGGTGATGGAGCGGAGCCTGCGATACGTGTGGCGGGATCCCAAGACGAAGGCGGCGTGGGCTACGTCGCTCGGGATCGGCCTGATCGTGCCGGTGTTCAACGCGTTGCAGGGGACCGGCTCGATCTACTTCGCGTGCTTCGCCGCGGGGATGCTCGGCATCCAGATGTACAACCAGTTCGGGCAGGACACGTCGGCGTTCTGGATGGTCGCGATGACGGTCTCCTCGACCAGGGACGCGTACGTCGAACTGCGCGGCCGGGCCCTCGCCCTGCTGCTGATCACCCTCCCGTACGCCACCCTCGTCACCGTCCTGACGACGGCGCTGCTCGGCGACTGGGCGGCCCTGCCCGCGGCGCTCGGCCTCACCTTCGCGCTGCTCGGCGCGATGCTGGCGACCGGCGCCTGGTCCTCCGCCCGCTTCCCGTACTCGATCCCGCAGGACGGCTACAAGAACGTGGCTCCCGGGCAGGCGGGGCTGGCCTGGATCTCGGTCTTCGGCGGCATCGTCTCGGCGGCCCTGCTGTGCGCCCCGGTCATCGCCCTCACGATCTACCTCGACACGACCGCGACCGGCGGGACCTGGAGCTGGATCCTGCTCCCCCTGGGCACGGCCTACGGCGCCGCGCTCACCCTCGCGGGCCTGCGCCTGGCGGCCCCCCGGACGGCCGCCCGCCTCCCGGAGATCCTGGCAGCGGTGAGCAAGGCGTAG
- a CDS encoding alpha/beta fold hydrolase, producing MVRRIDVTGAGGVRLAAWEFADPPKGDPGAGATERAPGVLLLHGLMGRASHWASTARWLGERHRAVALDQRGHGQSTKPPESQYTREAYVEDAEAALEELELAPAVLVGHAMGALTAWQLAAKRPDLVSGLVICDMRASALGSASQREWEHWFKSWPVPFATLADVRKWFGEDDPWVERPNPSRGEFYAEVMAEYADGWRPVFEHEQMLKSREAWVYDAHWEELAQVRCPTLVVRGLDGELGRAEAQEMVRVLPDGQYAEVVDAGHLVHYDQPAAWRAAVEPFLDGVLR from the coding sequence ATGGTGCGGCGCATCGACGTGACCGGTGCGGGCGGGGTGCGCCTCGCGGCCTGGGAGTTCGCCGATCCTCCCAAGGGCGATCCGGGCGCGGGCGCCACCGAGCGGGCGCCCGGTGTGCTCCTGCTGCACGGGCTCATGGGCCGCGCCTCGCACTGGGCGTCCACCGCCCGCTGGCTCGGCGAGCGGCACCGGGCGGTGGCGCTGGACCAGCGCGGCCACGGACAGAGCACGAAACCGCCGGAGTCGCAGTACACGCGCGAGGCGTACGTCGAGGACGCGGAGGCCGCGCTCGAGGAGCTGGAGCTCGCCCCGGCCGTCCTCGTCGGGCACGCCATGGGCGCCCTGACGGCCTGGCAGCTCGCGGCCAAGCGGCCCGACCTGGTGAGCGGGCTGGTCATCTGCGACATGCGGGCGTCGGCGCTCGGGTCCGCCTCCCAGCGGGAGTGGGAGCACTGGTTCAAGTCCTGGCCCGTCCCGTTCGCCACGCTCGCGGACGTGCGGAAGTGGTTCGGCGAGGACGACCCGTGGGTGGAGCGGCCCAATCCGTCGCGCGGGGAGTTCTACGCCGAGGTCATGGCCGAGTACGCGGACGGGTGGCGGCCCGTCTTCGAGCACGAGCAGATGCTCAAGTCCCGGGAGGCGTGGGTGTACGACGCGCACTGGGAGGAGCTGGCGCAGGTGCGCTGCCCCACGCTGGTCGTGCGCGGGCTCGACGGGGAGCTGGGGCGGGCGGAGGCGCAGGAGATGGTGCGGGTGCTGCCCGACGGGCAGTACGCGGAGGTGGTCGACGCGGGGCATCTCGTGCACTACGACCAGCCGGCGGCCTGGCGGGCCGCCGTCGAGCCGTTCCTGGACGGGGTGCTCCGCTGA
- a CDS encoding metal-dependent transcriptional regulator translates to MSGLIDTTEMYLRTILELEEEGVVPMRARIAERLDQSGPTVSQTVARMERDGLVAVASDRHLELTEEGRRLATRVMRKHRLAECLLVDVIGLEWEQVHAEACRWEHVMSEAVERRVLELLRHPTESPYGNPIPGLEELGENGADPFLDAGMVSLADLDPGLDGKTVVIRRIGEPIQTDAQLMYTLRRAGVQPGSVVSVTESAGGVLVGSGGEAAELESGVASHVFVAKR, encoded by the coding sequence ATGTCCGGACTGATCGACACCACGGAGATGTATCTCCGCACCATCCTCGAGCTGGAGGAGGAAGGTGTGGTCCCCATGCGCGCCCGGATCGCCGAGCGCCTCGACCAGAGCGGACCGACCGTCAGCCAGACGGTGGCGCGGATGGAGCGCGACGGCCTGGTGGCCGTGGCCAGCGACCGTCACCTCGAGCTCACGGAGGAGGGCCGCCGGCTGGCCACGCGCGTCATGCGCAAGCACCGCCTCGCGGAGTGCCTGCTCGTCGACGTGATCGGCCTGGAGTGGGAGCAGGTGCACGCGGAGGCCTGCCGCTGGGAGCACGTGATGAGCGAGGCGGTCGAGCGCCGGGTGCTCGAACTGCTGCGCCACCCGACCGAGTCGCCGTACGGGAACCCGATCCCGGGCCTGGAGGAGCTGGGCGAGAACGGCGCGGACCCCTTCCTGGACGCCGGCATGGTGTCGCTGGCCGATCTGGACCCCGGTCTCGACGGCAAGACGGTCGTCATCCGGCGCATCGGCGAGCCGATCCAGACGGACGCGCAGCTGATGTACACGCTGCGGCGGGCGGGCGTGCAGCCGGGTTCGGTCGTCAGCGTGACGGAGTCCGCGGGCGGGGTGCTCGTGGGCAGCGGCGGGGAGGCCGCGGAGCTGGAGTCGGGCGTGGCGTCCCACGTGTTCGTGGCGAAGCGGTAG
- a CDS encoding SIS domain-containing protein — protein MSDSTLARQYFDAAIGLLQRVRDEESGPIEAAGAMIADTVADGGRLFAFGAGHSSLAAQDLVYRAGSLALMNLLAVPGAVGVDVMPATLGSALERVDGLASAVLGASPARAGDLLVVVSLSGRNALPVEMAMSARALGLRVIGVTSVAYASETGSRHASGTYLKDHCDVVLDSKIAIGDAELTLDTVPAPFASASTVVTSAVLQSVMATAAGVLADRGIEPPLLRSGNVDGGLEWNDRVFERYGDRIFYRQR, from the coding sequence ATGAGCGACAGCACGTTGGCCCGGCAGTACTTCGACGCCGCGATCGGCCTGCTGCAGCGGGTGCGGGACGAGGAGTCCGGACCGATCGAGGCCGCCGGGGCGATGATCGCCGACACGGTCGCGGACGGCGGGCGGCTCTTCGCCTTCGGCGCCGGCCACTCGTCGCTCGCCGCGCAGGACCTCGTCTACCGCGCGGGCAGTCTCGCGCTGATGAACCTGCTCGCCGTGCCGGGCGCGGTCGGCGTCGACGTCATGCCCGCCACGCTGGGCTCCGCGCTGGAACGGGTCGACGGCCTCGCGAGCGCGGTCCTCGGCGCGAGCCCGGCCCGCGCCGGCGACCTCCTGGTGGTCGTCTCGCTCTCCGGGCGCAACGCCCTCCCCGTCGAGATGGCGATGAGTGCCCGCGCCCTCGGCCTCAGGGTCATCGGCGTCACGTCGGTCGCGTACGCCTCCGAGACGGGCTCCCGGCACGCTTCGGGGACCTACCTGAAGGACCACTGCGACGTCGTCCTCGACTCGAAGATCGCCATCGGCGACGCGGAGCTCACCCTCGACACCGTCCCGGCGCCCTTCGCGTCCGCCTCCACGGTCGTGACCTCGGCCGTCCTCCAGTCGGTCATGGCCACGGCGGCGGGCGTCCTCGCGGACCGCGGCATCGAGCCCCCGCTCCTGCGCTCCGGGAACGTGGACGGCGGCCTGGAATGGAACGACCGCGTCTTCGAGCGGTACGGCGACCGCATCTTCTACCGGCAGCGCTGA
- a CDS encoding PAS domain-containing protein: MSASRRSGTTDELGPDEPERDGADLLAALLDGMDAALCAFDADGVVTHWNREAERILGWTAAEAVGRRGFAGWAVRTADAEEVGSRLLSAMQAPGRQVHEFALLTKDGGRVLVRTQSAAVPGPDGKPAGVYCAFSEVHAQIDLERSIALSEALFDDAAWGVVLVDADLRPAVVNAHAARALGSGRTALLGRPLGELLAQGVEELEGALTHVLAEGAPPAPAEMWVTLRTAEGDQRRCWRSGFVRLASPLAEEPVPLGVAWLFQDVTENKQTEQEAALLRFRTNQLHRAARAAAECEDPAEAASVHLDFALAGFADHALIDRVAGGSVADGEGPVRLVRGAATPSGAPGPSLPAERAGLPVRYAAGHPAFQCVERIGSVRASAGTTEGERTREWAVSRQWPADSVHALCVVLRSRGRTLGVVTFLRGASRTQFERFDATYAEDVAVRIAAALDLAGVAGARRP, translated from the coding sequence GTGAGTGCTTCGCGCCGTAGTGGGACCACGGACGAGCTCGGGCCTGACGAGCCGGAGCGGGACGGGGCCGATCTGCTGGCCGCTCTGCTCGACGGGATGGACGCGGCGCTGTGCGCGTTCGACGCCGACGGGGTGGTGACGCACTGGAACCGCGAGGCGGAGCGGATCCTCGGCTGGACCGCCGCCGAGGCGGTCGGGCGGCGCGGGTTCGCCGGCTGGGCCGTGCGGACCGCGGACGCCGAGGAGGTCGGGAGCCGGCTGCTGTCCGCGATGCAGGCGCCGGGACGGCAGGTCCACGAGTTCGCGCTGCTGACCAAGGACGGCGGGCGGGTGCTCGTACGGACCCAGTCGGCCGCCGTGCCGGGGCCCGACGGGAAGCCGGCCGGGGTGTACTGCGCCTTCAGCGAGGTGCACGCGCAGATCGACCTGGAGCGGTCGATCGCCCTGAGCGAGGCGCTGTTCGACGACGCCGCCTGGGGGGTCGTGCTCGTCGACGCCGACCTGCGGCCCGCCGTGGTCAACGCGCACGCGGCGCGGGCGCTCGGCTCGGGGCGCACGGCCCTGCTGGGGCGTCCGCTGGGCGAGCTGCTCGCGCAGGGCGTGGAGGAGCTGGAGGGCGCGCTCACGCACGTGCTCGCGGAGGGCGCGCCGCCGGCTCCCGCCGAGATGTGGGTGACCCTGCGGACCGCCGAGGGCGATCAGCGGCGCTGCTGGCGCAGCGGCTTCGTGCGGCTCGCCTCGCCGCTCGCGGAGGAGCCGGTTCCGCTCGGGGTGGCGTGGCTCTTCCAGGACGTGACGGAGAACAAGCAGACCGAGCAGGAGGCGGCGCTGCTGCGGTTCCGCACCAACCAGTTGCACCGGGCGGCGCGCGCGGCCGCCGAGTGCGAGGACCCCGCGGAGGCCGCCTCCGTCCATCTCGACTTCGCGCTCGCCGGGTTCGCCGACCATGCGCTGATCGACCGGGTGGCGGGCGGTTCGGTGGCCGACGGGGAGGGGCCCGTGCGGCTCGTGCGGGGCGCGGCGACGCCCTCCGGCGCGCCGGGGCCCAGTCTGCCCGCCGAGCGGGCCGGACTGCCCGTCCGGTACGCCGCGGGGCATCCGGCCTTCCAGTGTGTCGAGCGGATCGGATCTGTACGGGCCAGCGCGGGGACGACCGAGGGGGAGCGGACCCGGGAGTGGGCGGTCTCCCGGCAGTGGCCGGCGGACTCCGTGCACGCGCTGTGTGTGGTGCTGCGGAGCCGGGGGCGGACGCTGGGGGTCGTCACGTTCCTGCGCGGCGCGAGCCGTACGCAGTTCGAGCGGTTCGACGCGACGTACGCGGAGGACGTCGCCGTGCGGATCGCCGCGGCGCTGGACCTGGCGGGAGTGGCCGGGGCCCGGCGCCCTTAG
- a CDS encoding citrate synthase 2: protein MSDFVPGLEGVVAFETEIAEPDKEGGALRYRGVDIEDLVGHVSFGNVWGLLVDGAFNPGLPPAEPFPIPVHSGDIRVDVQSALAMLAPVWGLKPLLDIDEKQARADLARAAVMALSYVAQSARGPGLPMVPQREIDKARSVVERFMIRWRGEPDPKHVAAVDAYWTSAAEHGMNASTFTARVIASTGADVSAALSGAVGAMSGPLHGGAPSRVLGMIEEIERTGDADAFVRRALDKGERLMGFGHRVYRAEDPRARVLRRTARELGAPRFEVAEALEKAALAELHARRPDRVLATNVEFWAAIVLDFAEVPAHMFTSMFTCARTAGWSAHILEQKRTGRLVRPSARYTGPGVRAPREIEGYGDIAH from the coding sequence ATGTCCGACTTCGTACCCGGACTCGAGGGAGTCGTCGCTTTCGAGACGGAGATCGCCGAACCGGACAAGGAGGGCGGCGCCCTGCGGTACCGGGGCGTCGACATCGAGGACCTGGTCGGCCACGTCTCCTTCGGCAACGTCTGGGGGCTGCTCGTCGACGGAGCGTTCAACCCCGGCCTGCCGCCCGCCGAGCCGTTCCCGATCCCCGTCCACTCCGGTGACATCCGTGTCGACGTCCAGTCCGCGCTCGCCATGCTCGCCCCCGTCTGGGGCCTCAAACCGCTCCTCGACATCGACGAGAAGCAGGCCCGCGCGGACCTCGCCCGCGCCGCCGTCATGGCCCTGTCGTACGTCGCCCAGTCCGCCCGCGGCCCGGGCCTGCCGATGGTCCCGCAGCGCGAGATCGACAAGGCACGGTCCGTCGTCGAACGCTTCATGATCCGCTGGCGCGGCGAGCCCGACCCCAAGCACGTGGCGGCGGTCGACGCCTACTGGACCAGCGCCGCCGAGCACGGCATGAACGCGTCCACGTTCACCGCCCGCGTCATCGCCTCCACCGGCGCCGACGTGTCGGCCGCCCTCTCCGGGGCCGTCGGCGCCATGTCGGGACCGCTGCACGGCGGCGCGCCCTCGCGGGTCCTCGGCATGATCGAGGAGATCGAACGCACCGGTGACGCCGACGCGTTCGTCAGGCGGGCCCTCGACAAGGGCGAGCGGCTGATGGGCTTCGGCCACCGGGTGTACCGCGCGGAGGACCCGCGCGCGCGGGTGCTGCGCCGCACCGCCCGCGAACTGGGCGCCCCCCGCTTCGAGGTCGCCGAGGCCCTGGAGAAGGCCGCCCTCGCCGAACTGCACGCCCGGCGCCCGGACCGCGTCCTGGCGACGAACGTCGAGTTCTGGGCCGCGATCGTCCTGGACTTCGCCGAGGTCCCGGCCCATATGTTCACCTCGATGTTCACGTGCGCCCGTACCGCCGGCTGGTCCGCGCACATCCTGGAGCAGAAGCGCACCGGACGCCTCGTACGGCCCTCCGCGCGCTACACCGGCCCCGGCGTCCGGGCCCCCCGCGAGATCGAGGGCTACGGGGACATCGCCCACTGA
- the pdxH gene encoding pyridoxamine 5'-phosphate oxidase: MRQDDRVTDRDPLPAPGPDPASMREQYRADGLDESGLAGHPMEQFGRWFAQAATAGAVYEPNAMVVSTADADGRPSSRTVLLKQFDEQGFVFFTNYGSRKARELAVNPHVSLLFPWHAVARQVVVTGTAVRTGRDETAAYFRTRPHGSQLGAWASAQSSVVASRAGLEASYAELAARYPAGEQVPVPPHWGGFRVAPVAVEFWQGRENRLHDRLRYAAREGGGWRVERLSP; this comes from the coding sequence ATGCGGCAGGATGACCGGGTGACCGACCGTGATCCCCTTCCCGCCCCCGGGCCCGACCCCGCGTCGATGCGCGAGCAGTACCGGGCCGACGGCCTCGACGAGTCCGGGCTGGCCGGGCATCCCATGGAGCAGTTCGGGCGGTGGTTCGCCCAGGCCGCGACGGCGGGGGCGGTGTACGAGCCGAACGCGATGGTCGTCTCCACCGCGGACGCCGACGGGCGGCCCAGCTCGCGCACGGTGCTGCTGAAGCAGTTCGACGAGCAGGGGTTCGTGTTCTTCACGAACTACGGGTCCCGCAAGGCGCGTGAGCTGGCGGTGAATCCGCACGTGTCGCTGCTGTTCCCCTGGCATGCGGTGGCGCGGCAGGTCGTCGTCACCGGGACCGCGGTGCGCACGGGGCGGGACGAGACGGCGGCGTACTTCCGTACGCGGCCGCACGGCTCGCAGCTGGGCGCGTGGGCCAGCGCCCAGTCCTCGGTGGTCGCCTCGCGGGCCGGGCTGGAGGCGTCCTACGCCGAGCTGGCGGCGCGCTATCCCGCGGGGGAGCAGGTGCCCGTGCCACCGCACTGGGGCGGGTTCCGGGTGGCGCCGGTCGCGGTGGAGTTCTGGCAGGGGCGGGAGAACCGGCTGCACGACCGGCTGCGGTACGCGGCGCGGGAGGGCGGCGGGTGGCGGGTGGAGAGGCTGAGCCCCTGA
- a CDS encoding TetR/AcrR family transcriptional regulator, translating into MGAVNGAQPVERVPKQDRSRATRQRLLEAAVSCLAERGWAGSTVSVVAERAGVSRGAAQHHFPTREDLFTAAVEYVAEERSTALRALFPEGATDRRAVVAALVDLYTGPLFRAALHLWVAASNEDQLRSRVTELEARVGRETHRIAVELLGADEARPGVRETVQGFLDMSRGLGLATLLTDDTPRRTGVVAQWSHILDEALGVQGRAQRRRP; encoded by the coding sequence ATGGGCGCGGTGAACGGCGCGCAGCCGGTGGAGCGCGTCCCCAAACAGGACCGCAGCCGCGCCACCCGGCAGCGCCTCCTGGAGGCCGCCGTCTCCTGTCTCGCCGAACGCGGCTGGGCGGGCTCCACGGTCTCCGTCGTCGCCGAGCGCGCCGGGGTGTCGCGCGGTGCGGCCCAGCACCACTTCCCCACCCGCGAGGACCTCTTCACGGCGGCCGTCGAGTACGTCGCCGAGGAACGCTCCACCGCCCTGCGCGCCCTCTTCCCCGAGGGCGCCACGGACCGCCGGGCCGTCGTCGCCGCCCTGGTCGACCTCTACACCGGCCCGCTGTTCCGCGCCGCCCTGCACCTGTGGGTCGCCGCCTCGAACGAGGACCAGCTGCGTTCCCGCGTCACCGAACTGGAGGCCCGCGTCGGCCGCGAGACCCACCGCATCGCGGTGGAACTCCTCGGCGCCGACGAGGCCCGCCCCGGGGTACGCGAGACGGTCCAGGGCTTCCTGGACATGTCCCGGGGCCTCGGCCTGGCCACCCTGCTGACGGACGACACCCCCCGCAGAACCGGCGTGGTGGCCCAGTGGTCCCACATCCTGGACGAGGCCCTGGGCGTCCAGGGGCGTGCGCAACGGCGCCGTCCTTGA
- a CDS encoding enoyl-CoA hydratase family protein → MTTVRRSHERGITTLTLDAPERRNALSARLVGELADALTRCGEDGGVRAVVLTHTGTTFSAGADLRDPPHPDALVALLRQIVELPRPVVARVTGHVRAGGLGLLGACDIAAASREATFAFTEVRIGVAPAVISLPLLPRLDPRAVARYCLTGERFDAAEAARIGLVTVAGEDADDVLAPVLDGLRRSSPQGLAETKRLLTAKVLDTFDRDAAGLTALSARLFSSAQAREGMTAFLERRDPSWVW, encoded by the coding sequence ATGACCACGGTGCGGCGGTCGCACGAGCGCGGGATCACCACTCTCACGCTCGACGCGCCCGAGCGGCGCAACGCCCTCTCCGCCCGGCTGGTCGGCGAACTGGCGGACGCGCTCACCCGGTGCGGCGAGGACGGCGGCGTACGCGCGGTCGTCCTCACCCACACCGGCACCACCTTCAGCGCCGGCGCCGACCTGCGCGACCCGCCGCACCCCGACGCCCTGGTCGCGCTGCTGCGGCAGATCGTCGAACTGCCCCGGCCCGTCGTCGCCCGCGTCACCGGCCACGTCCGCGCGGGCGGCCTCGGACTGCTCGGCGCCTGCGACATCGCGGCGGCCTCCCGGGAGGCCACGTTCGCCTTCACCGAGGTACGCATCGGGGTCGCGCCCGCCGTGATCTCGCTGCCCCTGCTGCCGCGCCTCGACCCGCGCGCGGTGGCCCGCTACTGCCTCACCGGGGAGAGGTTCGACGCGGCGGAGGCCGCCCGGATCGGCCTCGTCACGGTCGCGGGCGAGGACGCCGACGACGTACTCGCGCCGGTGCTCGACGGGCTGCGACGCTCCTCACCGCAGGGGCTGGCCGAGACGAAACGGCTGCTCACGGCTAAGGTGCTGGACACCTTCGACCGGGACGCGGCCGGCCTGACCGCGCTCTCGGCCCGGCTGTTCTCCTCCGCGCAGGCCCGCGAGGGAATGACGGCCTTCCTCGAACGACGGGATCCCTCATGGGTGTGGTGA